From a single Anomaloglossus baeobatrachus isolate aAnoBae1 chromosome 4, aAnoBae1.hap1, whole genome shotgun sequence genomic region:
- the LOC142303048 gene encoding olfactory receptor 5AR1-like, with amino-acid sequence MNKTQVTMFEFSGLTNDPKMSIFLFILFFLVYFITVVSNVGLFIIVHKTSTLHTPMYYFLSYLSVVDLFYSSSVTPKMIADLSSVRKVITFNGCAIQFFFFATFAVTEILILSNMSYDRYVAICHPLHYVSIMNKKKCKLLGLFALSFSIIPSSVQTCCIFSLQYCGPNLIDHFYCDVPPVIKLSCTNTFTCEMITLFIVGTYSIGTLATIMVSYIYILLAILHITSTKGRQKAFSTCSSHIICASIFYVSVFLTYLRPPSENFERQDKVASVFYSVITPMLNPLIYSLRNQEVKTVIVQALHSLQGLKVSHLKDSSGVVFNQRKISKY; translated from the coding sequence ATGAACAAGACGCAAGTGACTATGTTTGAGTTTTCTGGGTTGACCAATGATCCAAAAATGTCCATTTTCCTTTTCATATTGTTCTTCCTAGTCTACTTTATAACTGTGGTGAGTAATGTTGGCTTGTTCATCATTGTCCATAAGACCTCCACCCTCCACACCCCGATGTATTACTTCCTCAGTTACCTATCAGTGGTGGACCTCTTCTACTCCTCATCTGTGACTCCTAAAATGATCGCAGACCTTAGCTCGGTGAGGAAGGTCATCACCTTCAATGGTTGTGCCATCCAGTTCTTCTTCTTTGCTACTTTTGCAGTAACAGAGATTCTTATCCTCTCGAATATGTCTTATGACCGCTATGTGGCCATCTGTCACCCTCTACATTACGTGTCCATAATGAACAAAAAGAAATGCAAGCTTTTGGGTCTTTTTGCTCTTTCTTTTAGCATCATACCATCTTCAGTGCAGACATGTTGCATATTCAGTCTTCAATATTGTGGCCCAAACCTCATTGACCATTTCTACTGTGACGTCCCTCCGGTGATCAAGCTCTCCTGCACCAATACCTTCACCTGTGAGATGATTACTCTTTTTATTGTAGGAACTTATAGCATAGGTACACTGGCCACCATAATGGTGTCATACATCTATATCCTGCTGGCAATTTTACACATAACATCAACTAAGGGTAGGCAGAAAGCGTTCAGCACTTGCTCCTCACACATCATCTGCGCTTCCatcttctatgtgtctgtgttcctcACTTACTTACGTCCTCCTTCCGAGAACTTTGAGAGACAAGATAAGGTGGCTTCTGTCTTTTACTCCGTCATCACACCCATGTTGAATCCTCTCATTTACAGTCTGAGGAACCAAGAGGTGAAGACGGTCATTGTACAGGCGTTGCACAGTCTTCAAGGTTTAAAAGTGAGTCATCTTAAGGATTCGAGTGGAGTCGTTTTCAATCAAAGGAAAATATCTAAATACTGA